The nucleotide sequence TCATCGTCATCATCACTCCAACTCTACCCCAACAAGATGGGCGCATCGTTCTTTGGGACAGCTTTCCGATAATCAGATGATCACGTATCTAAAATCACCAGACAGCTCAACTTTTGAAGGAAGGGCATCATTTGTACTCTCCACTTACAGCAATGAAGTTGAAGCTGGATCCCAATGTGGATCGTCCGATCGCTGGTCAGTGCACACCTTTTCTGAGCTGGTGTCCTCCTCACAAAGAGGAAGGTGGTCTTTTGACAGTGAGTGTTTTGGCTCGGGTCGTCGCAAGATAAGTGCATCCAGTAGCAGGTTGTCAAATTCATCTTCCATGGATCTACAATCTTGTGGGATTTGCATGAGGCCTTTGTGTGACAAATCAGCAGGGATCAACCAAAAGTTTATTGCCAACATTGATCTCTCATCTGTTGCTATACTAGCATGCAAGCATGTATTTCATGCAGAGTGCTTAGAGCCTATGACTGATGATGCAGATAAGTATGATCCACCGTGTCCAATTTGTATGGTTGACGATAAGCATTCTTCGAAGGGTTCCAAAAAAGGTTTTTGGGCTGAAGCAGAGACAAAGGCCAAGAACCTGAAGATATCCAGAAAGCGTGTTGTTGATAGCTATCTTGATGGTGGTTCTGATGTTTTTGATCGCCAAGAAGATATTGAATTGCGAGGAAAGGTTTCAAAGAGTGAGGCTAGCTCCAGTACGAGGAGCTCTGTTGGAAAGCCCTTTTCACTTGTGTCAAAGTGGAAGCGATCTCTGTCGGAGGATGATTCTCCCAGGAACAAAGGCATTTGGCCAAGATATAGAAAAAGTTGAGTTCCATATCTGCT is from Medicago truncatula cultivar Jemalong A17 chromosome 1, MtrunA17r5.0-ANR, whole genome shotgun sequence and encodes:
- the LOC25482179 gene encoding uncharacterized protein, producing MGSACCVPAKNHNVTKSTGGESLDRDVTRSPSWSFRRDSRGRSMKFSVDEALAENIMTPSSDLSMSSYFSTVVKDPGESSIPNHSFSLPSIFPTPTAGPSSSRDHRHHHSNSTPTRWAHRSLGQLSDNQMITYLKSPDSSTFEGRASFVLSTYSNEVEAGSQCGSSDRWSVHTFSELVSSSQRGRWSFDSECFGSGRRKISASSSRLSNSSSMDLQSCGICMRPLCDKSAGINQKFIANIDLSSVAILACKHVFHAECLEPMTDDADKYDPPCPICMVDDKHSSKGSKKGFWAEAETKAKNLKISRKRVVDSYLDGGSDVFDRQEDIELRGKVSKSEASSSTRSSVGKPFSLVSKWKRSLSEDDSPRNKGIWPRYRKS